One segment of Brassica napus cultivar Da-Ae chromosome C3, Da-Ae, whole genome shotgun sequence DNA contains the following:
- the LOC125583349 gene encoding polyribonucleotide nucleotidyltransferase 1, chloroplastic-like: MLTSPSNALHSTPHFWPIRRSRLLLRPRNFPRFHSGGGNFCSLSLLSARSGPSRFRIRALAGPEASEDGGLAFPNHVSVKIPFGNREILVETGLMGRQASSAVTVTDGETIVYTSVCLADVPSEPSDFLPLYVHYQERFSAVGRTSGGFFKREGRTKDHEVLICRLIDRPLRPTMPKGFYNETQILSWVLSYDGLHAPDALAVTSAGIAVALSEVPNSKAVAGVRVGLIGGEFIVNPTVKEMEESQLDLFLAGTDSAILTIEGYSNFLPEEMLVKAVKVGQDAVQATCTAIEALAKKYGKPKMVDAIRLPPPELYKHVKELAGEELSKALQIKSKIARRKAITSLEEKVLTILTEKGYVIDEAAFGTTEAQPELLEDEDEDEEVVPEGEVDQGDVHIRPIPRKPIPLLFSEVDVKLVFKEVSSKLLRRRIVEGGKRSDGRTPDGIRPINSRCGLLPRAHGSSLFTRGETQALAVVTLGDKQMAQRIDNLEGSDEYKRFYLQYTFPPSSVGEVGRIGAPGRREIGHGTLAERALETILPSDDDFPYTIRVESTILESNGSSSMASVCGGCLALQDAGVPVKCSVAGIAMGMVWDTEEFGGDGSPLILSDITGAEDASGDMDFKVAGNEDGVTAFQMDIKVGGITLEIMEKALIQAKAGRRHILAEMAKCSPPPTLSLSKYAPLILIMKVHPNKVYSLIGSGGKKVKSIIEESGVEAIDMQDDGTVKIMATEIASLERAKAIISGLTMVPAVGDIYRNCEIKSMAPYGAFVEIAPGREGLCHVSELSAEWLAKPEDAYNIGDRIDVKLIEVNEKGQLRLSVRALLPESESDKDSQKQPPTTGDSTKSSPRKYVNPLLKDRAATGASGEELVWKKKDVRKSSGGDKPMKSSSSSNEEDRGSLVNGEATIS; the protein is encoded by the exons ATGCTGACGAGTCCCAGCAACGCGCTTCACAGCACTCCACACTTCTGGCCTATTCGCCGGAGCAGGCTTCTTCTCCGTCCCCGGAACTTCCCTCGTTTCCACTCCGGCGGAGGAAACTTCTGCtcgctctctctcctctccgcaAGAAGTGGCCCTAGTAGATTTAGAATCAGAGCTCTAGCTGGACCAGAAGCTTCCGAGGACGGTGGTCTGGCGTTTCCTAACCACGTTTCCGTCAAAATCCCTTTCGGAAACAGAGAG ATTTTGGTTGAGACTGGTCTTATGGGGAGACAAGCAAGTTCTGCAGTTACTGTGACAGATGGAGAAACT ATTGTCTACACATCAGTTTGTCTAGCTGATGTCCCTAGTGAGCCTTCAGATTTTCTCCCCCTTTATGTTCACTATCAGGAGCGTTTCTCAGCTGTTGGCCGAACTAG TGGTGGATTTTTTAAGCGAGAAGGGAGAACCAAAGATCATGAG GTTCTGATTTGTAGGTTGATTGATAGACCTCTACGCCCCACTATGCCCAAAGGTTTCTACAACGAAACTCAGATATTATCCTGG GTTTTGAGCTACGATGGGTTACACGCACCTGATGCTTTAGCTGTTACATCTGCTGGAATAGCTGT AGCTCTTTCAGAAGTGCCAAACTCAAAGGCAGTTGCAGGAGTTAGAGTGGGTCTTATTGGGGGCGAGTTTATCGTCAACCCAACGGTGAAGGAGATGGAAGAATCACAGCTAGATTTGTTTCTAGCGGGAACAGATTCTGCAATTTTAACTATAGAG GGATATAGTAATTTTCTTCCTGAGGAAATGTTGGTCAAAGCTGTTAAAGTTGGACAG gATGCTGTACAAGCTACATGCACTGCTATTGAAGCTTTAGCAAAGAAATATGGAAAGCCCAAGATGGTTGATGCTATCAGATTACCACCTCCTGAGCTTTACAAGCATGTGAAA GAACTTGCTGGTGAGGAATTGAGCAAAGCGCTACAGATTAAGAGCAAAATAGCAAGAAGGAAAGCAATAACGTCCCTGGAAGAAAAGGTTTTGACGATACTGACTGAGAAGGGATATGTGATTGATGAGGCAGCATTTGGAACCACAGAAGCACAACCGGAACTGTTGGAGGATGAAGACGAGGACGAGGAAGTTGTTCCTGAAGGTGAGGTGGACCAAGGCGATGTTCACATAAGGCCCATCCCTAGGAAACCTATTCCTTTG CTATTTTCAGAAGTAGATGTGAAGCTGGTCTTCAAAGAAGTATCGTCAAAGCTCCTGAGGAGGCGAATTGTTGAG GGAGGTAAAAGAAGTGATGGTCGAACTCCGGATGGGATCCGGCCAATTAACTCTAGATGTGGTCTGCTTCCAAGAGCACATGGCAGCTCTCTTTTCACACGTGGTGAAACACAG GCACTGGCAGTTGTTACTCTTGGTGATAAACAGATGGCACAGAGAATTGACAACCTTGAGGGTTCTGATGAATACAAGAGGTTTTATCTTCAG TACACTTTTCCTCCATCGTCAGTTGGTGAAGTTGGACGAATTGGAGCACCGGGTAGAAGAGAAATAGGTCATGGGACACTAGCAGAGCGAGCATTGGAGACTATATTACCTAGTGATGATGATTTTCCTTACACTATACGTGTTGAGAGTACAATACTTGAAAGCAATGGTTCTTCAAG CATGGCATCTGTTTGTGGCGGTTGCTTGGCTTTGCAAGATGCTGGAGTTCCAGTAAAATGCTCTGTTGCTGGCATAGCAATGGGAATGGTTTGGGATACAGAAGAGTTTGGCGGTGATGGATCTCCTCTTATCCTTTCTGACATCACTGGAGCTGAAGATGCATCTGGTGATATGGACTTTAAg GTTGCTGGGAATGAGGATGGTGTTACCGCGTTTCAGATGGACATTAAG GTAGGAGGAATCACTTTGGAGATAATGGAAAAGGCTCTGATACAGGCAAAAGCTGGGCGTCGCCATATTCTTG CTGAAATGGCAAAGTGCTCGCCGCCTCCTACGTTGAGTCTCTCAAAATACGCTCCATTGATACTTATTATGAAG GTCCATCCAAACAAAGTATACTCTCTTATTGGTTCTGGTGGGAAGAAAGTAAAGAGCATCATTGAAGAATCAGGAGTTGAAGCCATTGATATGCAAGATGATGGAACT GTCAAAATTATGGCAACCGAGATAGCTAGTCTGGAGAGGGCGAAAGCGATTATCAGTGGATTGACAATGGTTCCAGCTGTTGGTGATATCTATAG gaaTTGTGAAATCAAATCAATGGCTCCTTATGGTGCATTTGTAGAGATTGCACCTGGGAGAGAAGGACTTTGCCATGTCAGCGAGCTAAGTGCTGAATGGCTTGCAAAACCAGAAGAT GCCTATAATATAGGAGACCGCATTGATGTCAAACTAATAGAG GTGAATGAAAAAGGTCAGCTTCGGCTTAGTGTACGAGCTTTACTTCCGGAATCAGAGTCGGACAAAGACAGCCAGAAACAACCACCAACAACTGGTGATTCTACCAAGAGTTCACCAAGGAAGTATGTAAATCCTTTGTTGAAGGACCGTGCAGCGACAGGAGCATCTGGGGAAGAACTTGTCTGGAAGAAGAAAGATGTCAGGAAATCATCAGGTGGTGACAAGCCAATGAAAAGCAGTAGCAGTAGCAACGAAGAAGATAGAGGCAGCTTAGTCAATGGTGAAGCTACAATCAGCTAG